Within Staphylococcus sp. NRL 16/872, the genomic segment TTAATCACAAGTAAAGCAAAGCCTAATTCATTAGATGAAGGCGACTTTACTATTAGTGACTTTAATATGAAAGTACTTCATACCCCTGGACACTCTCCAGGCAGTTTAACGTATGTATTTGATGAATTTGCCGTTGTTGGTGATACACTATTTAATAGTGGAATTGGTCGAACAGATTTATATAGAGGCGATTATGAAACGTTAGTAGATTCAATTAAAGACAAATTGTTTGAATTAGATGGGAACCTGCCATTATTCCCTGGACATGGACAATACACAACTGTTGATGATGAACAATTAAATCCGTATTTAGATGGACAATAAAATAAAGTAAAATTCTCACCTCCTACGTTTATTAATGTAGGAGGTGATTTTTTGAAATTATTATTTAAAGAAATTGTAAACAAGGCTATTAGTAAAAACGCAAGTGATATTCATTTTATTCCAGCTGAAGATGAGGTATATATAAAATTTAGAGTGAATGATAATCTTGAATTATATGATACTTTCAAATTAGATATTTATCAGAAATTATTAGTGTATATGAAATTTCAAGCTGGGTTAGATGTATCAACTCAACAACTTGCTCAAAGTGGTCGGTATACCTATCAAGCGAAAAGTTTATATTATTTAAGAATTTCTACGTTACCTTTATCACTAGGCACAGAAAGTTGTGTGATACGAATCATTCCTCAATATTTCCAATCAAAAAAAGAATATAAAGATTTTAAAGATTTCAAACATTTAATGAATAAAAAACAGGGTCTCATTTTATTCACTGGACCTACAGGGTCTGGAAAAAGTACATTAATGTATCAAATGGTTTTATATGCATATGAAAAACTTAATTTAAATGTGATTACGATTGAAAATCCGGTTGAACAATTACTTAAAGGCATTACTCAAGTTTCGATTAATAAAAAAGCTGGCATAGATTATATTAACTCGTTTAAAGCCATTTTAAGATGTGACCCAGACGTAATTTTGATAGGAGAAATAAGAGATGCCGAAGTTGCAAAATGTGTAATTCAAGCTAGTTTGAGTGGTCATTTAGTATTATCGACGATGCATTCAAGCAATTGTAAAGGTGCATTACTTCGCTTATTAGAAATGGGAATCAGTATTCAAGAAATTTCACAAGCTGTGAATTTAATATCCAATCAACGGTTAATAACTACTTTGTCTAATCAAAGACAACTTGTTTGCGAATTGATAAATAATAATCAAATACAATACTTTTTTGAACATAATAATACGTTGCCTAAAAACTTTAATAATTTAAAGGATAAATTATTAATGCTATCGAAAGAGGGAACTATATGTGAAGAAATTGCAGATAAATATTTATAGAGAAAAGAAGAAAAATTTGAACTCTAGTCAACAAATTATGTTACTTGAAAATTTAAATAGTTTATTAAAAAGTGGTTTCACCTTATTTGAATGTTTCAATTTTATAAACTTATATTTTAAATATAGTGATAGAACTTTAAGCAATAGGATTATTGAAGGTATCAAAAACGGGATGGCATGTGATGAGGTATTAAATCTAATTGGCTATCCTCAATCAATCATTACACAAATATATTTCGCCCAAAAATTTGGGAACATAGAAGAAGCTCTCGACGAAGCTATTAATTATTTAAAAACAAACTTAAATGCTAAACAACAAATATTAAAATCTATACAATATCCGTTAATTTTAATAGTTATCTTTATTGGCATGATAACTATATTAAACTATACTGTGCTCCCTCAGTTTGAACAACTTTACGCTACGATGAATGTGAATCTTACCTTTTTCCAAAAACTTCTTACACAAATTATTGCTACTTTGCCTACTTTTATATTGATTATCACAAATCTTTTCATTGTCCTTTTCATAATTGTACTCATTATACAAGCTAAGATGGACATTGCTAAAAAAGTTAAATTTTTAATTCAAATACCGATTTTTAAAGGTTATTAC encodes:
- a CDS encoding MBL fold metallo-hydrolase, with the protein product MRISNLTLGLVDTNAYFIENEDSVLLIDPAGEPDKIFKKLNQINKPLKAILLTHAHFDHIGALDDVLEKYDVPLYMHKEEFDFLTDPEKNGAAKFKQYGMPLITSKAKPNSLDEGDFTISDFNMKVLHTPGHSPGSLTYVFDEFAVVGDTLFNSGIGRTDLYRGDYETLVDSIKDKLFELDGNLPLFPGHGQYTTVDDEQLNPYLDGQ
- the comGA gene encoding competence type IV pilus ATPase ComGA; this translates as MKLLFKEIVNKAISKNASDIHFIPAEDEVYIKFRVNDNLELYDTFKLDIYQKLLVYMKFQAGLDVSTQQLAQSGRYTYQAKSLYYLRISTLPLSLGTESCVIRIIPQYFQSKKEYKDFKDFKHLMNKKQGLILFTGPTGSGKSTLMYQMVLYAYEKLNLNVITIENPVEQLLKGITQVSINKKAGIDYINSFKAILRCDPDVILIGEIRDAEVAKCVIQASLSGHLVLSTMHSSNCKGALLRLLEMGISIQEISQAVNLISNQRLITTLSNQRQLVCELINNNQIQYFFEHNNTLPKNFNNLKDKLLMLSKEGTICEEIADKYL
- the comGB gene encoding competence type IV pilus assembly protein ComGB, with translation MKKLQINIYREKKKNLNSSQQIMLLENLNSLLKSGFTLFECFNFINLYFKYSDRTLSNRIIEGIKNGMACDEVLNLIGYPQSIITQIYFAQKFGNIEEALDEAINYLKTNLNAKQQILKSIQYPLILIVIFIGMITILNYTVLPQFEQLYATMNVNLTFFQKLLTQIIATLPTFILIITNLFIVLFIIVLIIQAKMDIAKKVKFLIQIPIFKGYYKLFKTYQIASELSLFYKNGITLQNIVSIYINQKNNLFLNYLGEILLQNSNNGISLAKSLSEQKCFQEDLIKFIQQGEKSGKLDVELKLYSQILIQRIKNKALKHSKIIQPVVFLFLGFFIISLYLVIMLPMFQLMQNIK